The following is a genomic window from Ignavibacteria bacterium.
TCGGAACCGGTTTTGACAACTCAATAAAAGAGTATGTCGAAATCGGGAAAAAAGTTTTTGATTACAAAGGCGATATTGAATGGGATACTTCAAAGCCTGACGGTATGTATGAGAAGCGCACGGATATTTCAAAATTGCTTTCGATAATGCCTGACTACAAGCCGCGTTCTTTTGAAGAAGGATTGCGTGAAGTTTTAAAAACAGATTTTGATTATAAATTTTAAATAAGAACAATTAATAAGATTTGAAACAACAGAAAAACGATACAACAGAAAAGATAGTTTCACTTTCAAAACGCAGAGGATTTGTTTTTCAATCTTCGGAAATTTACGGAGGACTCAACGGATGTTATGACTACGGTCCGCTTGGTGTTGAGCTTTTACGCAACATTAAAGAAGCCTGGTGGCGTGAGATGACTCTGCGAAGCGATGTCGAAGGAATAGATGCATCGATTTTGATGCATCCCAAAGTCTGGGAAGCATCGGGACACGTCGAGAATTTTTCCGACCCGATGATTGACTGTAAAAACTGCAAGTCGAGGTTTCGTGTTGACCATCTTTATGAAACTTTATCTCAAAAAGTTCAAACAGCAATATATGAAACTTTCGTTAAGAATTCTGCAACTACGATAGAAGAATTTGAATCAAAAATTGATGAAGCTACAATTAAGTATTTAAAAGAAAATCCTGATACACCTTGTCCAAGCTGCGGAGCCAAAGGGACTTTTACCGAAGCCCGGAGCTTCAACCTCATGTTCAAAACATATATTGGTCCGCTTGAGGAATCTTCTAATGCAGTTTATTTGCGTCCTGAAACTGCGCAAGGGATTTACGTTAATTTCAATAATGTCCGTGAATCATCACGTCAGAAATTGCCGTTCGGTATTGCGCAAATCGGCAAGGCATTCAGAAACGAAATCAACACAAAGAATTTTCTTTTCAGAACGCGCGAGTTCGAGCAGATGGAAATGCAGTTTTTCGTAAAACCCGGTGAAGATAATAAATGGTTTGAATACTGGAAAGAACAAAGAGTTAACTGGTTTGAAAAATATGGGATGAAAAAGGAAAAACTGAAATTCCATGAACACGAAAAGCTCGCGCACTATGCAAAAGCTGCTTTCGATATTGAATTTGAATTTCCATTCGGGTGGGGTGAAATTGAAGGTATTCATAACAGAACCGATTTTGACTTAAAACGACATTCTGAATTTTCAGGAAAGAAAATCGAATATTTCGACGACCAGACAAAAGAAAGATTCATTCCATATGTAATCGAAACATCCGCAGGTGCATCCCGAAGCTTTTTTGCATTTTTATGCAACGGATATAATGAAGAAGAAGTTAAGAAAGAAAACTCGGACGGAAGTTCATCATCCGAAACAAGAACTGTATTACGTTTTCATCCTGCGCTTGCACCGATTAAAGCGGCTGTCTTTCCTCTCGTTAACCGTGACGGAATGCCTGAAATTGCAAACGCAATAACAAGTGAACTGAAAAAATCTTTTAAAGTTTTTTATGATGAGTCAGGAGCAGTTGGAAGAAGATATAGAAGACAGGATGAATGCGGAACGCCTTATTGTATAACAGTTGACTCACAGACAATCGAAGACGGAACCGTTACAGTTCGCGAGCGCGACTCAATGCAGCAGGAAAGAATTAACAAAGATAATTTATATTCTTACATTTCCGACAAAATAAAATTTAACTTTTAACATCTTAACATTTTGGAGATAAACATTATTACTATCATCGGCTTGTTTGCTGCCGCATGCACGACTTTTGCATATCTGCCCCAGTCAATAAAAACAATAAGGACACGCCACACAAAAGACTTGTCCTTATTTACATTAATACTCCTGGAATTCGGAATTGTAAGCTGGTTGATTTACGGCATAGGCGACAACGACATTCCTGTTATCGCCGCCAATACCATTTCACTTCTTTTTATCTCCGTCATTTTGATTTTTAAGATAAGGTATAAGTGATATTAGATTGTGTCATTCTGAGCGAAGCGAAGAATCCCCTTATTTTCAAGAATTGAGATTCTTCGTCGCTATGCTCCTCAGAATGACAAGAAAGGTGTTAATAATAAAAATGAAAATTCCATTGAAACTCGTTTGCTTTCTGGTCGGGAAGCAGAGTTTCATCATCTACAAAACGCACCATGCCCTCCATCTCTAAGCCATAAAACGGAAATATGGCAACTCCACCGCTGATTCTTTGAACTGTTACATTCGGCAGGTTTATATCACGATTGAATCTTTCATATTGTCCGCGCAGCTCGATTCCTTTTACAATTCTTGCATTAAGCTCTCCATAATAAAAATCGCTTTCGGTTGTAACGCCAAGCACTCTGTTTTCAAGACGGTCAAACTCGCCAAGAAGTGCCACTCGTTGTTTGATGCCCAGTTTGAAAAATCCTCCCCACGCGCGCCGGTTATCATCTATGTGCTGATTCGTCACCGGGTCTCGCGAAACAAAAGGATTATTAAAAAACGATGCTCCTAAATTGAAATAAATATCAGCTTCATCAAACCTAAATGTGTAATCCGTATAAGCCACAAACATTTTTTTGGGGTCACGATCAAAAAATTCAGTGTTAAGTCCGTTGAATATTCCGACATTAAGATTAAAATCACCGGGAGAAATCCCTGCTTCAAGTCCCGCATCTGCCGCATACGGAGTATTAAGCAGAACAAGCCGCTGATACACACGGTGTTCAACAAGCTTTATCCCATAGTTCGGAGTAAATCTACCTGCTTTAAAATATGAATTCCACGGAAGTTTTTTTACAAGCCCGAAGATT
Proteins encoded in this region:
- a CDS encoding glycine--tRNA ligase — its product is MKQQKNDTTEKIVSLSKRRGFVFQSSEIYGGLNGCYDYGPLGVELLRNIKEAWWREMTLRSDVEGIDASILMHPKVWEASGHVENFSDPMIDCKNCKSRFRVDHLYETLSQKVQTAIYETFVKNSATTIEEFESKIDEATIKYLKENPDTPCPSCGAKGTFTEARSFNLMFKTYIGPLEESSNAVYLRPETAQGIYVNFNNVRESSRQKLPFGIAQIGKAFRNEINTKNFLFRTREFEQMEMQFFVKPGEDNKWFEYWKEQRVNWFEKYGMKKEKLKFHEHEKLAHYAKAAFDIEFEFPFGWGEIEGIHNRTDFDLKRHSEFSGKKIEYFDDQTKERFIPYVIETSAGASRSFFAFLCNGYNEEEVKKENSDGSSSSETRTVLRFHPALAPIKAAVFPLVNRDGMPEIANAITSELKKSFKVFYDESGAVGRRYRRQDECGTPYCITVDSQTIEDGTVTVRERDSMQQERINKDNLYSYISDKIKFNF
- a CDS encoding SemiSWEET transporter, giving the protein MEINIITIIGLFAAACTTFAYLPQSIKTIRTRHTKDLSLFTLILLEFGIVSWLIYGIGDNDIPVIAANTISLLFISVILIFKIRYK